From the Ralstonia wenshanensis genome, the window GTGAATGCAGCCTGCAGCGACGTCACCAGAAGCTGATTGAGATTGCGCCCAGCCCCGCGCTGGACGAGGCGCTGCGTGCGCGCATTGCCGATGCTGCCGTCACGCTCGCCAAAGCGGCAGGCTACACCGGCATCGGCACGTTCGAGTTTCTCGTGGAAGGCGCGGGCAAGCCGCACGCCACTTTCTACTTCATGGAAGCCAACCCGCGCGTGCAAGTCGAGCACACCGTCACGGAGATGGTGACGGGTGTCGACCTGGTCGTGACACAGCTGGCACTGGCGCAAGGTGCGTCGCTCACGGATTTGGGGCTTGAGCGACCCATCGCACCGCGCGGCCATGCCGTGCAAGTGCGCATCAATGCCGAGACCATCGATGCATCAGGACAACCGCATCCGTCCACCGGCACGCTCACCGCATTCGAACCACCGAATGGCCCAGGCGTGCGCGTCGACACCTGCGGTTACGCGGGCTACCGTCCGAATCCGCGCTTCGACTCGCTGCTGGCCAAACTGATCGTCCACGCGCCGCACGGCACATATGCGCAGACGCTGGCACAGACGTACCGCGCGCTGTGCGAATTCCGCATCGAAGGGCTTGTCACCAACAAGCGACTGCTGCAGGACCTGCTGCGCGACGCCGACGTGCAGGCCAACGCTGTGCACACGCAGTTCCTCGATGTAAAGCTCGCCGACTTGGCCGCCGGCAACAGCGAAGCGCATCCCGCACTGCACGCCACATCGGTCGCCACCCCCGACCTGACGCCCGCAACGTCATTCCTCGATGAGCTTCCTGACGACGCTGAAGTGCTCACTGCCCCAATGGATGGCGCGCTCATCCAGATCCACGCAGAAGCCGGCGCCATGGTTGCGCGTGGCGACGTGCTGGCCGTGATTGAAGCGATGAAGATGGAGCACGTCGTCATCGCGCCTGCAGCCGGTCGTGTGCTGCAGGTCTGCGCGCAGTCGGGCGCAACGGTGCGCCAAGGCCAGCCGCTGGCCGTGCTGCAGCCCGATGACGCACAACATGACGCCGCAGCCGCCGATACCGAGATCGACCTCGACCGCATTCGCCCCGACCTGCAGGCCGTCATCGACCGCCATGCATTCGGCCTCGACGCGAACCGCCCCGAGGCCGTTGCCCGCCGCCGCAAGACCGGCCAGCGCACCGCGCGCGAGAACATCGCCTACCTGTGCGACGCCGGCTCATTCATCGAGTACGGCGCGCTCGCCATCGCTGCGCAACGTCAACGGCGCGCGCTCGATGACTTGATTCGCTCCACACCGGCTGACGGCATCATCACCGGCATTGGCACCGTCAACGGCGCGCACTTCCCTGATCAGGACGCGCGCTGCATGGTGCTCGCGTATGACTACACCGTGCTGGCGGGCACCCAGGGCACCTTCAATCACAAGAAGACCGACCGTGCGCTGGAACTGGCGCAGCAATGGAAGCTGCCCGTTGTGCTGTTTGCCGAAGGCGGCGGCGGTCGGCCGGGTGACACGGAAAAGCGTGGCGTCAGCGGCCTGGACTGCCCGACCTTCATCCACTTCGCGCGTCTTTCGGGGCTGGTGCCGACCGTCGGTATCGTCTCGGGCCGCTGCTTTGCGGGCAACGCTGCGCTGCTCGGCTGCGCCGACGTGATCATCGCCACGCGCGACGCGACCATCGGCATGGGCGGCCCGGCCATGATTGAAGGCGGCGGCCTTGGCGTCTACGCGCCCGAAGAGGTCGGCCCCGTGAGCGTGCAGGCGCCGAACGGCGTGATCGACGTGCTCGTCGAAGACGAGACCGAAGCGGTCGACGCCGCGCGCCGCTATCTGAGCTATTTCCAGGGGGCGC encodes:
- a CDS encoding acetyl-CoA carboxylase family protein, whose translation is MTFRKLLIANRGEIAIRIARAAATIGLPSVAVYSEDDRDALHPLRADEAAPLPGTGPRAYLDGAAILAAARAVGADAVHPGYGFLSESAAFARECAQAGVQFIGPSPRVLKLFGDKARARALAHEAGIPIVSGTQGSTTLEDARAFFAALPPSHGMMIKAVAGGGGRGMRAVHDAQAIADAYARCVSEATAAGGGSDVYVEALVPSPRHIEIQIVADAHGHVVHLGERECSLQRRHQKLIEIAPSPALDEALRARIADAAVTLAKAAGYTGIGTFEFLVEGAGKPHATFYFMEANPRVQVEHTVTEMVTGVDLVVTQLALAQGASLTDLGLERPIAPRGHAVQVRINAETIDASGQPHPSTGTLTAFEPPNGPGVRVDTCGYAGYRPNPRFDSLLAKLIVHAPHGTYAQTLAQTYRALCEFRIEGLVTNKRLLQDLLRDADVQANAVHTQFLDVKLADLAAGNSEAHPALHATSVATPDLTPATSFLDELPDDAEVLTAPMDGALIQIHAEAGAMVARGDVLAVIEAMKMEHVVIAPAAGRVLQVCAQSGATVRQGQPLAVLQPDDAQHDAAAADTEIDLDRIRPDLQAVIDRHAFGLDANRPEAVARRRKTGQRTARENIAYLCDAGSFIEYGALAIAAQRQRRALDDLIRSTPADGIITGIGTVNGAHFPDQDARCMVLAYDYTVLAGTQGTFNHKKTDRALELAQQWKLPVVLFAEGGGGRPGDTEKRGVSGLDCPTFIHFARLSGLVPTVGIVSGRCFAGNAALLGCADVIIATRDATIGMGGPAMIEGGGLGVYAPEEVGPVSVQAPNGVIDVLVEDETEAVDAARRYLSYFQGALAHWEAGDVRHLRHVIPENRMRSYDMRAVIDALADTGSVLELRQAFGVGIITALIRIEGRAFGCIANNPRHLGGAIDSAAADKASRFMQLCNAFDLPIVSLCDTPGFMVGPDAEKTATVRHVSRMFVTAGNLRVPFFTVVLRKGYGLGAMAMAAGGFHAPFFTASWPSGEFGGMGIEGAIRLGYRKELEAVEDLAEREALFRKMVDAAYEEGRALNIASYLEIDAVIDPADTRRWLLRGLQSTPPAQPRHARDPATRRFIDTW